One segment of Nostoc piscinale CENA21 DNA contains the following:
- a CDS encoding pentapeptide repeat-containing protein, with protein sequence MNLSIRQWLAERQIEISQIREFSLGQLAGVAYRIVQDMEVKSLAPLDVCTLAEVLELPLGSVWQDINLIARLTESLLRSLSEKKALKRNEGTWLAFQIAYLYALHQIIQQEVNLQKPWLNRAMISSQGEILQEIIGKLSLQDVQLQGLLKTLTQGKLTDTQAEQALSIVADSLLVQQMNNATVAWLIANGAEDLEAKLLTQRLTHSLSGYLLKVVAENAPQLAQLQKFFQLGSTSNIYPPELGNVDTSQKSSVGEKIDLCRENYRVFLLQNLSQTLFIESFALKDIYIPLKGLVANTHTPSVDIKKWAQEQLADSENIAVITAEPGYGKTSFCQIWAAEVARELYPNWMPVVIRLRDIKYAQTLAETLNYGFALNAQTNLSNWLEQEHLRCLLLLDGLDELPAANLGTRSKTIFIQQLIALQAKGKHKIILTTRKNALEEIDPDILSQLPQIIIQPLEQEQLKQWFQQWAMLQSLPIAQNFFTFLKQSGLFVSNSKFPELSALVRQPLLLYLLGVLHRDALIDDEIWQLAQSPSTTKVAWEIYHRLSRWLLGYPVTGGIKTMLLRSGSAHIHRTQEAIANLLSGCHPQDLLNQIQAIALQILHSDRYQIHLTETSLPHTLPAFYFKTSPSALSEKLRAERTCVRGFPSLSKVRRVSPVEQTSVTQHSAPNTQHSTLLTEFSHPKLGEYLCAEAIAHQLKILTQQQKDDYGTLVFALDSPQSVAQNLYKLLGYGVLTTEIKQLVIETLLHQSQSDFSLDFLLQRLELFWRGYCQGRWLNEGIAHQAWNYFHTLGNPINVEQINASVGINVFLLLSAGYRVTKVAFSPCGNPQNVAEFYPEVLTMLMGKAAILSNSVWLKRILPQSLTKLNLSSASLLQVMLVKANLEQTNLSSANLSYANLTNANLSYANLTNANLSYANLTNANLSYANLTSANMTGANLSSINLENVNLANACLFDAILTDADREIATMNGAVFSLEQFYTLKKLLSQSSVASVIESDDQTAAWLSNTNIGTISGLEGEPVASIDLYDDVEDETVFSVNPSDYD encoded by the coding sequence ATGAACCTCAGTATCAGGCAATGGTTGGCAGAACGCCAGATTGAAATCAGTCAAATTCGAGAATTTTCTCTTGGTCAATTGGCGGGTGTAGCCTACCGCATTGTCCAAGATATGGAAGTTAAAAGTCTTGCACCACTTGATGTCTGTACTTTAGCCGAGGTTTTAGAACTACCTTTGGGTTCTGTTTGGCAAGATATCAATCTCATTGCGCGATTAACAGAAAGCCTGTTGCGTAGTCTCAGTGAGAAAAAAGCCTTAAAACGTAACGAAGGCACATGGCTGGCATTTCAAATTGCTTATCTTTATGCTTTACATCAAATAATTCAACAAGAAGTCAACCTACAAAAACCTTGGCTGAACCGAGCCATGATTTCCAGTCAAGGAGAAATTTTACAGGAAATTATTGGCAAACTCAGTCTCCAAGATGTACAACTCCAAGGATTATTAAAAACTTTAACCCAGGGAAAGTTAACTGATACTCAAGCAGAACAAGCCCTTTCTATTGTGGCAGATTCCTTATTAGTCCAACAAATGAATAATGCCACTGTTGCTTGGTTAATTGCCAATGGTGCAGAAGATTTAGAAGCAAAATTATTAACCCAGCGTTTAACTCATTCTCTCAGTGGTTACTTACTAAAAGTTGTGGCGGAAAATGCCCCACAACTGGCACAATTACAAAAATTTTTCCAATTAGGTTCTACAAGTAATATTTATCCCCCAGAATTAGGTAATGTAGACACATCTCAAAAGTCATCTGTAGGGGAAAAAATTGATTTATGTCGAGAAAATTATCGAGTATTTTTACTGCAAAATCTCAGCCAAACTTTATTTATAGAATCTTTTGCCCTTAAGGATATTTATATTCCCCTAAAAGGTTTAGTAGCAAATACCCATACTCCATCTGTTGATATCAAAAAATGGGCGCAGGAGCAGTTAGCAGATAGTGAAAATATTGCTGTGATTACTGCCGAACCAGGATATGGTAAAACTAGTTTCTGTCAAATTTGGGCAGCAGAAGTAGCCAGAGAACTTTATCCTAATTGGATGCCGGTGGTTATTCGCCTGCGAGATATTAAATATGCTCAAACTTTAGCAGAAACTTTGAATTATGGTTTTGCTTTGAATGCTCAAACTAATTTAAGTAATTGGTTAGAACAAGAACATCTGCGCTGTTTGTTACTGCTTGATGGGTTGGATGAATTACCTGCTGCTAATTTAGGAACAAGATCCAAGACAATTTTTATTCAGCAATTAATTGCATTGCAAGCTAAGGGTAAACATAAAATTATTTTAACTACTCGCAAAAATGCCTTAGAAGAAATTGACCCAGATATCTTATCGCAGTTACCACAAATTATTATTCAACCATTAGAACAAGAACAATTAAAACAATGGTTTCAACAGTGGGCAATGTTACAATCATTACCCATCGCCCAAAATTTCTTTACCTTTTTAAAGCAATCTGGGTTATTCGTCAGTAACTCCAAGTTTCCCGAACTTTCGGCTTTGGTGCGCCAACCATTGTTGCTGTATTTACTGGGGGTTTTACATCGTGATGCACTTATAGATGATGAAATCTGGCAATTAGCGCAATCACCTAGTACTACTAAAGTAGCTTGGGAAATTTATCATCGCCTGAGTCGTTGGTTATTAGGCTATCCTGTGACTGGCGGAATTAAAACCATGCTATTGCGTTCCGGTTCGGCTCACATTCATCGTACACAAGAAGCGATCGCCAATTTACTTTCTGGTTGTCATCCCCAAGATTTATTAAACCAAATCCAGGCGATCGCTCTGCAAATTTTACACAGCGATCGCTATCAAATTCATCTCACAGAAACTTCCCTTCCCCATACCTTACCCGCTTTCTACTTCAAAACTTCCCCCTCAGCACTCAGCGAGAAGTTGCGTGCGGAGAGAACTTGCGTGCGCGGGTTCCCCTCGTTGAGCAAAGTTCGGAGGGTTTCCCCCGTTGAGCAAACTTCGGTGACTCAGCACTCAGCACCCAATACTCAGCACTCAACACTCCTCACAGAATTTTCTCACCCCAAATTAGGCGAATATCTCTGTGCAGAAGCTATTGCTCATCAACTAAAAATTCTGACACAGCAGCAAAAAGATGACTACGGAACATTAGTTTTCGCTCTCGATTCTCCTCAGAGTGTTGCTCAAAATCTATATAAACTACTTGGTTATGGTGTCCTCACTACAGAAATTAAGCAACTGGTAATTGAAACTTTACTACATCAGTCTCAAAGTGATTTTTCTTTAGATTTCTTATTACAACGTCTAGAATTATTTTGGCGTGGTTATTGTCAAGGTCGTTGGTTGAATGAAGGAATAGCGCATCAAGCTTGGAATTATTTTCATACACTCGGCAATCCGATCAATGTTGAGCAAATTAATGCCAGTGTAGGCATAAATGTATTTTTACTATTATCTGCTGGCTATCGCGTTACTAAAGTTGCTTTTTCTCCTTGTGGTAATCCGCAAAATGTTGCTGAATTCTACCCAGAAGTTTTGACAATGCTGATGGGTAAAGCTGCAATTTTATCTAATTCTGTCTGGCTCAAACGCATACTCCCCCAATCTTTAACTAAACTGAATCTCTCTAGCGCATCCTTGCTGCAAGTGATGTTAGTTAAAGCAAATTTGGAGCAGACAAATTTATCAAGTGCCAATTTAAGTTATGCCAATTTAACTAATGCCAATTTAAGTTATGCCAATTTAACTAATGCCAATTTAAGTTATGCCAATTTAACTAATGCCAATTTGAGTTATGCCAACTTGACTAGTGCTAATATGACTGGTGCTAATCTAAGCAGCATTAATCTTGAGAATGTCAATCTTGCCAATGCCTGCTTATTTGATGCAATCCTGACTGATGCTGACCGCGAAATTGCCACGATGAACGGTGCTGTATTCTCTTTAGAACAGTTCTACACCCTGAAAAAATTACTCTCACAGTCATCTGTGGCAAGTGTCATAGAAAGCGACGACCAAACAGCAGCTTGGTTAAGCAATACTAACATCGGCACAATTAGCGGCTTAGAAGGAGAGCCAGTTGCTTCAATTGATTTATATGATGATGTGGAAGATGAAACTGTATTTAGTGTGAATCCCAGTGATTATGATTGA
- a CDS encoding Fur family transcriptional regulator — protein sequence MQKPTIAKKPIRSLEDALDRCQTLGMRVSRQRRFILELLWQANEHLSAREIYDRLNQEGKDIGHTSVYQNLEALSSQGIIECIEHCDGRLYGNISDAHSHVNCLDTNQILDVHIELPEELLRQVEQQTGIKITEYSINFYGYRHPSEDV from the coding sequence ATGCAAAAACCAACGATAGCTAAAAAACCAATTCGTTCTCTAGAAGATGCGCTAGATCGGTGCCAAACGCTGGGTATGCGCGTCAGTCGCCAGCGCCGTTTTATTTTAGAACTGCTGTGGCAAGCAAATGAGCATCTATCTGCGCGAGAAATTTACGATCGCCTTAACCAAGAAGGCAAAGACATTGGTCATACCTCTGTATACCAAAACCTAGAAGCCTTATCCAGTCAAGGTATTATTGAATGTATCGAACACTGTGATGGTCGCTTATATGGCAACATTAGCGATGCTCACAGCCATGTCAATTGTCTCGATACTAATCAAATTCTGGATGTACATATAGAATTGCCAGAAGAATTGTTGCGTCAAGTTGAACAACAAACAGGCATAAAAATTACAGAATATAGTATTAACTTTTATGGCTATCGCCATCCATCAGAAGATGTGTAG
- a CDS encoding FMN-dependent NADH-azoreductase translates to MANILHIDSSPRGERSISRSLTYEFVTSWKNSHPGDTVTYRDLGHHPVPHVDESWIAAAFTPPDARTPELVEAIQLSDSLIDEFLAADRYVFGIPMYNLNIPSTFKAYIDQIVRVGRTFGIDANGYKGLVDSSKKVLIITSRGGAFPPGTPFAAYDYQEPYLRAILGFIGLIDVTFIHADSLNLGDEARQQSLAAAKEAIAQTITSW, encoded by the coding sequence ATGGCAAATATCCTACACATTGATTCTAGTCCTCGTGGTGAACGTTCTATTTCACGATCGCTCACCTATGAGTTCGTGACATCCTGGAAAAATTCTCACCCAGGCGATACAGTTACCTACCGCGATTTGGGTCATCATCCTGTCCCCCATGTAGATGAATCATGGATAGCTGCGGCTTTTACACCACCTGATGCACGCACACCCGAACTAGTGGAGGCGATTCAGCTTTCGGATAGTTTAATTGATGAGTTCTTGGCTGCCGATCGCTATGTTTTTGGTATACCAATGTATAACTTGAATATTCCTTCTACTTTCAAAGCTTATATTGACCAAATTGTGCGTGTTGGTCGTACCTTTGGAATTGATGCGAACGGCTATAAAGGTTTAGTTGATAGCAGCAAAAAAGTATTAATTATTACCTCTCGCGGCGGAGCTTTTCCCCCAGGTACACCGTTTGCGGCTTACGACTATCAAGAACCTTATCTCCGCGCTATTTTGGGCTTTATTGGTCTAATTGATGTCACATTTATCCATGCTGACAGCCTCAACTTAGGTGACGAGGCTCGGCAACAATCATTAGCAGCTGCTAAAGAAGCGATCGCACAGACTATAACTAGTTGGTAA
- a CDS encoding 3'-5' exoribonuclease, with product MTIEIYVSTDIEADGPIPGPNSMLSIGSAAYTADKQLIATFSANLETLPGAAGHPKTMKWWSEQPEAWEACRINPQPPTSVMQAYYTWLKALPGKPIFVAYPAAYDFMFVYWYLLKFVGDSPFKHSALDIRSYAMAFLQKNYSDSGKENFPSEWLEESPLSHIALEDAIQQGKLFCNLLQNNLQREHLDPPKSPLKRGTLRLFPPF from the coding sequence GTGACAATCGAAATCTACGTCAGCACAGATATAGAAGCAGATGGCCCAATTCCTGGGCCTAATTCCATGCTCAGTATTGGATCAGCAGCTTATACCGCAGATAAACAATTAATCGCCACCTTTTCGGCAAACCTGGAAACCTTACCAGGAGCAGCAGGCCATCCCAAAACTATGAAATGGTGGTCAGAACAGCCAGAAGCTTGGGAAGCCTGCCGAATCAACCCTCAACCACCAACATCAGTGATGCAAGCATATTATACTTGGCTAAAAGCATTACCTGGCAAACCTATCTTTGTTGCCTATCCCGCAGCCTACGATTTTATGTTTGTTTATTGGTATTTGCTGAAATTTGTTGGTGATAGTCCCTTTAAACATTCAGCACTCGATATCCGTTCCTACGCAATGGCATTTTTGCAAAAAAATTATAGTGACTCCGGTAAAGAAAACTTCCCATCTGAATGGTTAGAAGAGTCTCCCTTAAGCCATATCGCCCTAGAAGATGCTATTCAACAAGGAAAGTTGTTTTGCAATCTCCTGCAAAACAACCTACAACGTGAACATTTAGATCCCCCTAAATCCCCCTTAAAAAGGGGGACTTTGAGATTATTCCCCCCTTTTTAA
- a CDS encoding cupin domain-containing protein, with the protein MIINPDNVPNRTTSIYPEKFRHLVAGRVKKALGNAAGLKNYGVNLVTLAPGSRSALRHWHTRQDEFIYIIEGEVTLVTNEGEQILTPGMMAGFPASEENGHQLVNHSEKIVVYLEVGDRTPDDEAYYPDDDLIAKNGANGERIFTRKDGTLYES; encoded by the coding sequence ATGATTATTAACCCAGATAATGTTCCTAACCGCACAACTTCAATTTACCCAGAAAAATTCCGACATCTCGTTGCTGGTAGAGTCAAAAAAGCATTAGGAAATGCCGCCGGATTAAAAAATTATGGCGTGAATTTAGTCACCCTAGCACCAGGAAGCCGTTCTGCTTTAAGACATTGGCATACTCGGCAAGATGAATTTATTTATATTATTGAAGGTGAAGTAACACTAGTCACCAATGAAGGAGAGCAAATTCTCACACCAGGAATGATGGCAGGTTTTCCAGCCAGCGAAGAAAATGGACATCAACTAGTAAATCATTCTGAGAAAATCGTAGTTTATTTAGAAGTTGGTGATAGAACACCTGATGATGAAGCTTACTATCCAGATGATGATTTAATTGCCAAAAATGGTGCCAATGGTGAGCGAATTTTCACAAGAAAAGATGGAACTTTGTATGAAAGTTAA
- a CDS encoding GNAT family N-acetyltransferase: MTYKFVDTLTEKQIYQLVELYKNEFWSQQRTYPDVVKMLKNSDIVVGLINNNAELIGFTRVLTDFIYRATIYDVIIKPAHRNQGLGAKLMDAIVHHPQLHQVEQIALYCLPEMMPFYQRWGFTTEVVNLNLMYRYHRSHQDK; the protein is encoded by the coding sequence ATGACTTACAAATTTGTTGACACTCTCACAGAAAAGCAAATTTATCAATTAGTAGAGTTGTATAAAAACGAATTCTGGAGTCAGCAGCGGACATATCCAGATGTTGTCAAAATGCTCAAAAATTCAGATATCGTTGTAGGTTTGATAAATAATAATGCAGAACTCATTGGGTTTACACGGGTTCTCACTGACTTTATTTATCGAGCAACCATTTACGATGTCATCATTAAACCAGCCCATAGAAATCAAGGACTTGGTGCTAAATTAATGGATGCAATTGTCCATCATCCCCAATTACATCAAGTCGAACAAATTGCGCTTTATTGCTTGCCAGAAATGATGCCATTTTATCAGCGTTGGGGTTTCACAACAGAAGTTGTTAATCTCAACTTAATGTATCGATATCATCGCTCACATCAGGATAAATGA
- a CDS encoding class I SAM-dependent methyltransferase: MSKWYKEDLAFIHDDGFRDYALKSAPGILEILRQNKINSGLVVDLGCGSGLWANELVKSNYRVLGVDISESMIAIAQKRVPQAKFYVGSVFKIAIPPCHAVTSISECLSYLFDTDNNRQNLIQLFQRIYQALVPGGVLIFDIVEAGQIAVGNKAKNFTEGKDWVVLVEKEELRSQNILTRRIITFRQVGQYYRRDEEIHHVQLYRATQIATDLRKIGFRVQTTRNYGSFYLPKGNVAFIARKPFPD; this comes from the coding sequence ATGAGTAAATGGTATAAAGAAGACCTCGCCTTTATCCATGATGACGGTTTTCGGGATTATGCGCTCAAATCAGCCCCCGGTATTTTAGAGATTTTACGGCAAAACAAAATTAACTCAGGGTTAGTTGTAGACTTGGGTTGTGGGAGTGGGTTATGGGCAAATGAACTGGTCAAGTCTAATTATCGGGTATTGGGAGTTGATATTTCAGAATCGATGATTGCGATCGCGCAAAAAAGAGTACCCCAGGCAAAATTTTATGTTGGTTCAGTCTTTAAAATTGCCATTCCCCCATGTCACGCTGTTACTTCTATTAGTGAATGCTTGAGTTACTTGTTTGATACTGACAACAACCGCCAAAACCTGATTCAACTTTTCCAGCGCATATATCAAGCTTTAGTTCCTGGCGGTGTCTTGATTTTTGATATTGTAGAAGCGGGACAAATTGCCGTCGGTAATAAAGCTAAAAATTTTACGGAAGGAAAAGACTGGGTTGTTTTAGTTGAGAAAGAAGAATTGCGATCGCAAAATATTTTAACCCGCCGCATCATCACTTTTCGCCAAGTCGGACAATACTACAGAAGAGATGAAGAAATTCATCATGTGCAATTATACCGAGCCACACAAATAGCCACAGACTTACGCAAAATTGGCTTTCGTGTCCAAACAACTCGCAATTATGGTAGCTTTTATTTACCAAAAGGAAATGTGGCATTTATCGCACGTAAACCCTTTCCTGATTAA
- the hisC gene encoding histidinol-phosphate transaminase has protein sequence MTNFFRANVDAMASYVPGEQPKRGSQVIKLNSNENPYPPSPKALAALQNIDGEWLRRYPEPFGDQFRHAASQVLKVPSDWIIVGNGSDEILNVVMRACTEPGRKVVYPTPTYVLYRTLTEMQAADVVEIPYTQDYQLPVAELIAVDGAVTFIASPNSPSGHVVPSADLEKLASQLSGVLVIDEAYVDFAEADALALVKDYENVMIIRTLSKGYSLAGLRLGFGIAQPKLLQGLFKVKDSYNIDAIACTVATAAITDQAYKNACVAKIKASRTQLTKEFQQLGFQVWESHTNFLLVQPSQQNAAYLYQKLKEQQILIRYFPHPGLLDKLRITIGTDEQNQILVNAIKALL, from the coding sequence ATGACCAATTTCTTCCGCGCCAATGTTGATGCAATGGCTAGTTACGTTCCTGGTGAACAGCCGAAACGCGGTAGCCAAGTAATTAAACTCAACAGTAACGAAAATCCCTACCCCCCATCACCTAAAGCTTTAGCTGCACTACAAAATATTGATGGTGAGTGGTTGCGGCGTTACCCGGAACCTTTTGGCGACCAGTTTCGCCACGCTGCTAGTCAAGTTTTAAAAGTGCCGAGTGATTGGATTATTGTTGGTAATGGCAGTGATGAGATTTTAAATGTCGTGATGCGAGCCTGTACAGAACCGGGACGGAAGGTAGTTTATCCGACACCGACTTATGTTTTGTATCGTACACTCACAGAGATGCAGGCAGCAGATGTTGTGGAAATTCCTTACACTCAAGACTATCAATTACCTGTTGCGGAATTAATTGCTGTGGATGGTGCTGTGACATTTATTGCTTCACCTAACAGTCCCTCTGGTCATGTTGTCCCTAGCGCAGATTTAGAAAAACTCGCCAGTCAGTTATCAGGGGTGTTAGTCATTGATGAAGCTTACGTAGATTTTGCGGAAGCTGATGCTTTAGCTTTGGTCAAAGACTATGAGAATGTGATGATTATCCGCACCTTATCTAAAGGTTACTCGTTGGCTGGTTTGCGTTTGGGCTTTGGGATTGCTCAACCCAAGTTATTGCAGGGATTATTTAAAGTTAAGGATAGTTATAACATTGACGCGATCGCCTGTACAGTTGCCACAGCAGCCATCACTGACCAAGCTTATAAAAATGCTTGCGTAGCCAAAATCAAAGCATCACGCACTCAACTCACCAAAGAATTTCAACAATTAGGCTTTCAAGTTTGGGAGTCGCACACCAACTTTTTACTCGTCCAGCCATCCCAACAAAACGCCGCATATCTCTATCAAAAACTCAAAGAACAACAAATTCTCATCCGCTACTTTCCCCACCCCGGACTCTTAGATAAACTCCGCATCACCATTGGGACAGATGAGCAAAATCAAATATTAGTCAATGCCATTAAGGCATTACTCTAA
- a CDS encoding creatininase family protein: protein MLLHLSTWQEVEAYLQQSQGIIFPIGSTEQHGPTGLIGTDAICAEAIARGVGDVTGAIVGPTINVGMALHHTAFPGTISLRPSTLIQVVRDYVTSLVKVGFKKFYFINGHGGNIATLKAAFSETYAYLEDLQIAHAHQVQCQVANWFMCKSVFELAKQLYADQEGSHATPSEVAVTQYVYPEAIKQAPLSPEIARGHNIYSAADFRNRYPDGRMGSNPALATPEHGKQFYDLAVKELSNGYLEFLNAD from the coding sequence ATGTTACTGCATTTAAGTACTTGGCAAGAAGTTGAAGCTTATTTACAGCAATCTCAGGGGATAATTTTCCCGATTGGTTCTACAGAACAACATGGGCCGACGGGGTTAATTGGTACTGATGCGATTTGTGCAGAAGCGATCGCTCGTGGTGTGGGTGATGTGACAGGGGCGATTGTTGGCCCTACAATCAATGTGGGGATGGCATTACACCACACTGCTTTTCCCGGTACAATTAGTCTCCGTCCTAGCACCTTAATTCAAGTCGTGCGAGACTATGTAACCAGTTTAGTCAAAGTTGGTTTTAAAAAGTTCTACTTTATCAACGGTCACGGTGGTAATATTGCTACCCTCAAAGCCGCTTTTTCTGAAACTTATGCTTACCTAGAAGATTTACAAATTGCTCATGCTCATCAAGTGCAATGTCAAGTAGCTAACTGGTTTATGTGTAAATCTGTATTTGAGTTAGCTAAACAATTATACGCTGATCAAGAAGGTTCTCATGCTACCCCCAGTGAAGTAGCTGTGACTCAATATGTTTATCCCGAAGCTATTAAACAAGCACCCCTTTCTCCAGAAATAGCACGGGGACATAACATTTATAGCGCCGCCGACTTTCGCAACCGTTACCCAGATGGACGTATGGGTTCAAATCCCGCCTTAGCCACACCAGAACATGGTAAGCAATTTTATGACTTAGCGGTAAAAGAACTGAGTAATGGATATTTGGAATTTCTCAACGCAGATTAA